A single Glycine soja cultivar W05 chromosome 14, ASM419377v2, whole genome shotgun sequence DNA region contains:
- the LOC114383206 gene encoding uncharacterized protein LOC114383206 — translation MAILPSLAVPSTPISRVKLFQCQPCQFHRCTELYLPHQTYYTRTRSIKVSMADHNEPSEVKMQIGIMREKLKEAMPVSVQEFPWKKAEQILLDRLLNLAQETVKWSLVLFFIFSSVSDVVYTFSINRELVIPIGLFVGLLVAGFLKEISQDLFHRPEEKDLKWHLLGMYCIFVFAKFMSTWFATLPRVFLLHVANGGLIQALWHSTNFMEDEKNKQETSSSSSLHAS, via the exons ATGGCGATTCTTCCTTCTCTTGCAGTTCCTTCAACTCCCATTTCTCGG GTAAAGCTGTTTCAGTGCCAACCCTGTCAATTCCATAGATGCACAGAACTATATCTTCCCCATCAAACATATTATACTCGAACTAGATCAATTAAAGTATCAATGGCAGACCATAATGAGCCGAGTGAGGTTAAGATGCAGATTGGGATCATGAGGGAGAAACTTAAAGAAGCAATGCCAGTCTCAGTTCAAGAATTTCCTTGGAAAAAAGCTGAGCAAATACTCCTAGACAGACTACTTAATCTTGCACAAGAGACAGTGAAGTGGtctcttgttttgtttttcatctttaGCTCTGTATCGGATGTTGTATATACATTCTCCATAAACCGTGAATTGGTTATTCCCATTGGCCTCTTTGTTGGCCTTCTTGTGGCTGgtttcttgaaagagatatCGCAAGACTTGTTTCATAGACCCGag GAAAAGGATTTGAAATGGCATCTTCTGGGCATGTATTGCATTTTTGTGTTTGCCAAGTTTATGTCAACATGGTTTGCAACACTACCTCGAGTGTTTCTTTTGCATGTTGCAAATGGGGGACTGATACAGGCTTTGTGGCATTCGACAAATTTTATGGAAGATGAAAAGAACAAACAAGAAACTAGCAGTTCCTCTAGTTTGCATGCTTCATGA